A window of the Eulemur rufifrons isolate Redbay chromosome 6, OSU_ERuf_1, whole genome shotgun sequence genome harbors these coding sequences:
- the AKIP1 gene encoding A-kinase-interacting protein 1 isoform X2 has protein sequence MENCLAAAALNGVDRRSLQRSARLGREVLERAKRRAVDWQSLECPRGSLGVFSREMPYQERRPAAGPQRRLPGEKYYSSVPEEGGATHVYRYHRGKSELHTFSDTGTGQRKDRERTSLRPGGAYQISEHVPEVSQPAENISKDLYIEVYPGTYSVTVGSNDLTKKTHVVAVDSGQSVDLVFPV, from the exons ATGGAGAACTGTTTGGCAGCCGCAGCGCTGAACGGGGTGGACCGACGTTCCCTGCAGCGCTCGGCTAGGCTGGGTCGAGAAGTGCTGGAGCGGGCCAAGAGGAGGGCGGTGGACTGGCAGTCGCTGGAGTGTCCCAGAGGCAGCTTGGGGGTCTTTTCCCGGGAGATGCCCTACCAGGAAAGACGCCCGGCGGCCGGCCCCCAGCGCCGTCTCCCAGGAGAG AAATATTATTCATCTGTGCCAGAGGAAGGAGGGGCAACCCATGTCTATCGTTATCACAGAGGGAAGTCGGAGCTGCACACGTTCTCAGACACAGGGACTGGTCAG agaaaagacagagaaagaacatCCCTTCGTCCTGGAGGCGCCTATCAAATATCAGAGCATGTTCCGGAGGTGTCCCAGCCT GCTGAGAACATCTCTAAGGATCTCTACATAGAAGTATATCCAGGGACCTATTCTGTCACTGTGGGCTCAAATGACTTAACCAAGAAGACTCACGTGGTAGCAGTCGATTCTGGACAAAGTGTGGACTTGGTCTTCCCTGTATGA
- the AKIP1 gene encoding A-kinase-interacting protein 1 isoform X4, protein MENCLAAAALNGVDRRSLQRSARLGREVLERAKRRAVDWQSLECPRGSLGVFSREMPYQERRPAAGPQRRLPGEKYYSSVPEEGGATHVYRYHRGKSELHTFSDTGTGQAENISKDLYIEVYPGTYSVTVGSNDLTKKTHVVAVDSGQSVDLVFPV, encoded by the exons ATGGAGAACTGTTTGGCAGCCGCAGCGCTGAACGGGGTGGACCGACGTTCCCTGCAGCGCTCGGCTAGGCTGGGTCGAGAAGTGCTGGAGCGGGCCAAGAGGAGGGCGGTGGACTGGCAGTCGCTGGAGTGTCCCAGAGGCAGCTTGGGGGTCTTTTCCCGGGAGATGCCCTACCAGGAAAGACGCCCGGCGGCCGGCCCCCAGCGCCGTCTCCCAGGAGAG AAATATTATTCATCTGTGCCAGAGGAAGGAGGGGCAACCCATGTCTATCGTTATCACAGAGGGAAGTCGGAGCTGCACACGTTCTCAGACACAGGGACTGGTCAG GCTGAGAACATCTCTAAGGATCTCTACATAGAAGTATATCCAGGGACCTATTCTGTCACTGTGGGCTCAAATGACTTAACCAAGAAGACTCACGTGGTAGCAGTCGATTCTGGACAAAGTGTGGACTTGGTCTTCCCTGTATGA
- the AKIP1 gene encoding A-kinase-interacting protein 1 isoform X1 — MENCLAAAALNGVDRRSLQRSARLGREVLERAKRRAVDWQSLECPRGSLGVFSREMPYQERRPAAGPQRRLPGEREERHPTLSASFRTMAEFMDYTSSQCGKYYSSVPEEGGATHVYRYHRGKSELHTFSDTGTGQRKDRERTSLRPGGAYQISEHVPEVSQPAENISKDLYIEVYPGTYSVTVGSNDLTKKTHVVAVDSGQSVDLVFPV, encoded by the exons ATGGAGAACTGTTTGGCAGCCGCAGCGCTGAACGGGGTGGACCGACGTTCCCTGCAGCGCTCGGCTAGGCTGGGTCGAGAAGTGCTGGAGCGGGCCAAGAGGAGGGCGGTGGACTGGCAGTCGCTGGAGTGTCCCAGAGGCAGCTTGGGGGTCTTTTCCCGGGAGATGCCCTACCAGGAAAGACGCCCGGCGGCCGGCCCCCAGCGCCGTCTCCCAGGAGAG agagaagagagacacCCAACCCTTAGTGCTTCCTTCAGAACAATGGCTGAATTCATGGACTATACTTCAAGTCAGTGTGGG AAATATTATTCATCTGTGCCAGAGGAAGGAGGGGCAACCCATGTCTATCGTTATCACAGAGGGAAGTCGGAGCTGCACACGTTCTCAGACACAGGGACTGGTCAG agaaaagacagagaaagaacatCCCTTCGTCCTGGAGGCGCCTATCAAATATCAGAGCATGTTCCGGAGGTGTCCCAGCCT GCTGAGAACATCTCTAAGGATCTCTACATAGAAGTATATCCAGGGACCTATTCTGTCACTGTGGGCTCAAATGACTTAACCAAGAAGACTCACGTGGTAGCAGTCGATTCTGGACAAAGTGTGGACTTGGTCTTCCCTGTATGA
- the AKIP1 gene encoding A-kinase-interacting protein 1 isoform X3: MENCLAAAALNGVDRRSLQRSARLGREVLERAKRRAVDWQSLECPRGSLGVFSREMPYQERRPAAGPQRRLPGEREERHPTLSASFRTMAEFMDYTSSQCGKYYSSVPEEGGATHVYRYHRGKSELHTFSDTGTGQAENISKDLYIEVYPGTYSVTVGSNDLTKKTHVVAVDSGQSVDLVFPV, encoded by the exons ATGGAGAACTGTTTGGCAGCCGCAGCGCTGAACGGGGTGGACCGACGTTCCCTGCAGCGCTCGGCTAGGCTGGGTCGAGAAGTGCTGGAGCGGGCCAAGAGGAGGGCGGTGGACTGGCAGTCGCTGGAGTGTCCCAGAGGCAGCTTGGGGGTCTTTTCCCGGGAGATGCCCTACCAGGAAAGACGCCCGGCGGCCGGCCCCCAGCGCCGTCTCCCAGGAGAG agagaagagagacacCCAACCCTTAGTGCTTCCTTCAGAACAATGGCTGAATTCATGGACTATACTTCAAGTCAGTGTGGG AAATATTATTCATCTGTGCCAGAGGAAGGAGGGGCAACCCATGTCTATCGTTATCACAGAGGGAAGTCGGAGCTGCACACGTTCTCAGACACAGGGACTGGTCAG GCTGAGAACATCTCTAAGGATCTCTACATAGAAGTATATCCAGGGACCTATTCTGTCACTGTGGGCTCAAATGACTTAACCAAGAAGACTCACGTGGTAGCAGTCGATTCTGGACAAAGTGTGGACTTGGTCTTCCCTGTATGA
- the C6H11orf16 gene encoding uncharacterized protein C11orf16 homolog, with amino-acid sequence MDSSTGLGMPLPKYCSVATTLKAPCWDHAAPLWDLSFTCPFALRAPWLTRHQPPTRCASYHPCLHRADPAWQGPDWLGRAGDAADTWVLARREPDGCYYRAQIKAAPELERQGTLLVEYEAPRVTGPKLPARQQNVVLEEDVVPLSPSVGYALHLGDKVLAPWEPDRQRYGPGTVVLGLEARDPQRASKEEEITVHFWNGRTAKVPLGEVQWVTPAFWKKAVERLHKSFTREHPSPPCRAPCCSLLGPATGCIASGLPLGTPTLCPPCHPHTCCQLLRQGCLCCCPLAGLTWWPLPRTSEVTARELPESELRPTAQLLPLEGPKEEEVAVPAPVALSFSSSSSSSTSSSEEEDLENDLEMGLPQKLMANSAVNTDPILLEKSPRQSGLCRPEWRYWRRNGLEPRPGKPGTRCCNIQREEKDNRQERVQTVGVGTPKELAVKATNMKLPQTLPEEAEHRKLSRGIVTHQRAKNSP; translated from the exons ATGGACTCCTCCACCGGACTTGGGATGCCTTTGCCCAAATACTGCAGCGTGGCCACAACTCTGAAGGCCCCTTGCTGGGACCATGCTGCTCCACTCTGGGACCTCTCCTTCACCTGCCCTTTTGCGCTCCGAGCACCCTGGCTCACCAGGCACCAGCCCCCCACAAG GTGTGCCTCTTATCACCCGTGTCTCCACCGTGCTGACCCAGCATGGCAGGGGCCAGACTGGCTGGGAAGAGCTGGAGATGCTGCCGACACATGGGTCCTGGCAAGAAGGGAACCAGATGGCTGCTATTACCGGGCTCAGATAAAGGCCGCTCCTGAG CTGGAGAGACAGGGGACCCTGCTTGTGGAATACGAGGCTCCCCGAGTCACAGGCCCAAAGCTGCCAGCTCGGCAGCAGAATGTGGTCTTAGAAGAAGACGTCGTTCCGCTCTCACCATCTGTGGGATACGCACTGCACCTGGGGGACAAGGTGCTAGCGCCCTGGGAGCCAGACCGACAGCGATATGGCCCTGGCACTGTTGTCTTGGGCTTGGAGGCGAGAGACCCCCAGAGAG catcaaaggaagaagaaatcacTGTTCACTTCTGGAATGGCAGAACAGCTAAAGTGCCTCTAGGTGAGGTCCAGTGGGTGACCCCTGCTTTCTGGAAGAAGGCTGTGGAGAGGCTGCACAAGTCTTTCACCAGGGAGCACCCCAGTCCCCCCTGCAGGGCCCCTTGCTGCTCTCTGCTAGGGCCGGCCACCGGATGCATCGCCAGTGGGCTTCCTCTGGGCACTCCGACCCTGTGCCCTCCTTGCCACCCCCACACCTGCTGCCAGCTACTGCGCCAGGGCTGCCTCTGCTGCTGCCCCTTGGCTGGCCTCACCTGGTGGCCTCTACCCAGGACCTCGGAGGTCACAGCCAGAGAACTTCCAGAGTCAGAGCTGAGGCCCACGGCACAGCTTTTGCCCCTAGAGGGTCCCAAAGAGGAGGAAGTAGCAGTGCCTGCTCCCGtggctctttctttctcctcctcctcctcctcgtccacCTCCTCCTCTGAAGAAGAAGATTTGGAGAATGATCTGGAGATGGGCCTTCCCCAGAAACTGATGGCAAACAGCGCAGTCAACACAGACCCCATCCTTCTAGAGAAGTCTCCGAGGCAGAGTGGCCTCTGCCGGCCTGAGTGGAGGTATTGGAGGAGAAACGGGCTTGAGCCGCGCCCTGGGAAGCCAG GAACAAGATGTTGCAACatccagagagaagagaaagacaacaGACAGGAGAGGGTACAAACTGTGGGAGTGGGGACTCCCAAGGAGCTGGCTGTGAAAGCCACCAACATGAAACTACCACAGACCCTGCCAGAGGAAGCTGAACACAGAAAATTGAGTCGGGGTATTGTGACACATCAGAGAGCCAAGAATTCCCCTTAA
- the ASCL3 gene encoding achaete-scute homolog 3 translates to MMDNRTNSNLPAKLPVFSDSAHLPLTRSFYLDPMVTFHLYPEAPVPSPYSEELPLLPFPSDSLIMDNYGEPCPISFPIHYPNYRRCEYSYGPAFIRKRNERERQRVKCVNEGYAQLRHHLPEEYLEKRLSKVETLRAAIKYINYLQSLLYPDKAETKNNTGKCSSIMATTNHHPDPIFRII, encoded by the coding sequence ATGATGGACAATAGGACCAATTCTAATCTGCCAGCCAAACTTCCTGTCTTTTCTGATTCTGCCCACTTGCCACTGACCAGGTCCTTCTATCTGGACCCCATGGTCACTTTCCACCTGTACCCGGAGGCCCCTGTGCCATCCCCTTACTCTGAAGAGCTGCCATTGCTGCCTTTTCCCAGTGACTCCCTGATCATGGACAATTACGGTGAACCCTGCCCCATCTCTTTCCCAATACATTATCCAAATTACAGAAGATGTGAATACTCCTATGGCCCCGCCTTTATCCGGAAAAGGAATGAGCGGGAAAGGCAGCGGGTAAAGTGTGTCAACGAAGGCTATGCCCAGCTCCGACATCATCTGCCAGAGGAGTATTTGGAGAAACGACTCAGCAAAGTGGAAACCCTTAGAGCTGCAATCAAGTACATCAACTACCTGCAGTCTCTTCTGTACCCTGATAAAGCTGAGACCAAGAATAACACTGGGAAATGTTCCTCCATAATGGCAACCACCAACCACCACCCTGACCCTATTTTTAGAATCATTTGA